GGATGAATTCAAATTGCACTGGTGGTGATTCTTCAATTGAGCCATATTTGGTCACACATCATCAACTTCTTGCTCATGCAGCAGCTGTTCGTCTATACAAGACCAAGTATCAGGTTAGTCAATTTATTAagtattcttaaatttttaactatGTTAAAATTGAGTATTCTCGAAGgttgttttaatatttgaataatatatatgcAGAAATCTCAAGAGGGTGTGATAGGCATAACCTTGGTGGCTAATTGGTTTTTGCCACTCAGAGATACAAAAGCTGATCAAAAGGCTGCCGAAAGAGCAATTGACTTCATGTATGGATGGTAAGACTTTCTATCACACTCTATTAATTTGCTTTATACAAAATGCATATGTTAACAATTTGATAAGTATGGtttgatgaatttaaaaaaaactgatttgAATGCTAAATGATTTCAGGTTTATGGATCCATTAACTAACGGAGACTATCCAAAAAGTATGAGATCACTTGTGAGAACAAGGTTGCCAAAGTTTACTGCAGAGCAAGCTAGACTTCTTATTGGTTCATTCGATTTTATTGGTCTAAACTATTACTCTACAACATATGCCACCGATGCACCTCAACTGAGCAATGACAACCCTAGCTACTTAACCGATTCTCTTGTCACTGCTGCATGTGAGGATTTCATCTATTTTCTAACATTCTATCAGTTCACCCTAAATAGTTGAATAAGATCATGACTAACAATAGCTTgtgcttttttctttttgattcaTTCTAGTTGAACGCGATGGGAAACCTATTGGAATCAAGGTACTTCTATACTCCTATTAAGACAAACTTCTCTACTAgttcaatcttataaaatgtaaaattaacatttttttttaatcatgcaGATTGCTTCTGATTGGTTATACGTTTATCCCAGAGGAATTCGTGATCTCGTGTTATATACCAAGGAAAAATATAACAATCCTTTGATTTACATCACAGAGAATGGTAAATATCATTTGTTCATACTTCTTTATACATCAGTTTCACAGTTTCTCTCCCTTGCTAAATTCAATGTGCATCATACTCTTTTTGACCTattcttattcatttttatagGTGTCAACGAGTATAATGAACCCTCCTTATCACTTGAAGAATCTCTTATGGACACTTTCAGAATAGATTATCATTATCGTCATCTCTATTATCTTCTGTCCGCTATTAGGTAagtaatttttacttttataatattaaaattttattcttatagatgttgtttgatttttttttaatttatattcatttcattATTATATAGGAATGGAGCAAATGTGAAGGGATATTACGTGTGGTCTTTCTTCGACAATTTTGAATGGGCTTCGGGTTATACATCACGATTTGGAATGATCTTCATAGATTACAAAAATGGTTTGAAAAGATATCCAAAACTATCAGCAACGTGGTACAAGAACTTCCTCAAAAAAAAAACCAGACTTTATAGCTCTAGTAAATAATACAACcaaaattcattcattcaattattacattttctttgtaactaattaattcatattcttttattctaaaGTTCATAGGTCTCAAAAATAGAGATTTTCttctcattctttcattattctttcattgtaattaaAATCCTATATATATTGTATTGGACTTCGGTCGATGAAAAAAGATACAGATATGTTGTAGATCTGTTGACACTGGTGTTACagtcaaaaatgaaaaagacattgttattataataaagttttCATTTTCCATATCCATCATCTATATACAagatctatatatatatatatatatatatatatatatatatatatatatatatatatatatatatatatatatatatatatatatatagtcaacAAAGTTTACCGTTAATTGTTTTCGTCTATTTGccttaaaattttagtttattaatttcactaaaaatctcttttctttcccacaataattaatagataatttattaaaaaattcacttgaaatatatataaatatttttttaatgtgaattAACAACATGATagtttgaattataatttataaataaattattatatttgatatcgatttgaaattttgaatgttGGATTAAAATAGTTAAcgaatttgaaaatttgtgcatgtgtgcatggtGTAGGTAACTTTAGTTAGTTTTAGTAGTGTGTATTTGATTAGATTCTTTGATCCACCTTATGCATAGTTTTTGTTTAAGTTATGCTTATAGGATAGAACGGAACTATAGAATAGTATTCTTATTAACGTAGAAATGAGTGTCCGTAATGTGGAggataagatgaaattttcATCTggctaacaaaaaaaaaaacgacaATGGTATACATTTCAAGAAttggttgagagaaaagaaaacgatataaaaaaaaccctaaacctaaattTTCATTTGGCTAATGATAAAAAAGCCACAACATGGGGGTATTTCTTGTGTTGTAGGGATGTTTTTTGTGTCTAGGTGTAAATTTGGAGGAATGATATATGTTTTTTGCCACAAGgtgtttctattttcttcttctttatcttgcACCAATACTTTGTACAtgtaaatatcatatataagattttttttctgtcttcttctctttcttctcttctttttgttttgccTTCTGGTTTCTTTGTGGTGgtcaaaaatcttattttgaagTGTTCTATCATGCATCTCTCGAATGAACAAAGTTGATGAGAATATTTGAAATcctcaaatttattaaaacttaattaagctaaacaacatatataaatacttattGTAAACATcctcaatttattttataatataatgtagAATAATGTTGACTTGAATGAGTGACTAAACTTTGTTCTCATTTATTTAAGCTATTTAACAATCTATTGAGCTACACGCTCAAGgatggaaaattaaaaaaaaaagtgactaAACTTTGTGATAACcaagtttaattattatattattgttaactTTTTCCACGTTTTAGTCTTTGAACCTTTTCCCGGTGAATTTGAATATCAGCAATGGTGGCATAGTTCAACATAtgtaagaaagaaaataaaacttttagcATAGTAATCGTATTGTCTTAATTTGAATGGTCAAAAAGACCACGCATATTTTGAAAAAGGGGAATGTCTTTAGTCATTTCCGCAGGAAGTTACATGGAAAAGGCAAAGTGCGGGTGAAACGTTTTCTTTACGGAACTTTGAACCCGcattttaaaatactaaaattttctCTTCCAATATATGAATTATTTCTCGGAGAAAAGTGTTTAcgtatatgtttttattagtaattttgtatgaaatatttttaaatgttataaagttgaaaaatatctttttaagaaataaaattacttaAGTTAAAAGTGAACTGAAACAATCAAACCcaggtttaatatttttttaaccagTTAAGTTGAATAAATaagttatgtttaaatttttatgagttttttGAATCGAACTTTCAATAATTTGGCTCCTCTTGTTCATACCAGTACTTCTCAGTCGTGTTTCTGAAAAAGTTTAATGTAAACTTTCATATACAACTAATTTATGTTACTGATTTATTACACCCACGGAAAATACCATGGGTATGGTTATCCATTTTTCAAAGGTGCTACTTTAAATTATCTATGTTTAAACCATATTTTAGTGAGAAATAagtatttatgattttaaaataaaagtatttaaataggTATATTTGTAATATCAATGTTAGTTTTCTTAATTGAAGATTTTTCATAGGTACATGTTACAACCATAACATCCAACAAGGGAAATCTTTTGCATCTGGAATTAATCCAATTTTAATAGTGAATATTAATAGTTTGCATGAGTTAATTGTACTTTTAAATACTCATCAATATTGCCATTTCCATTAGTAGCAATTAAAGAATGTTCAAAAAAACCTTCTGAAGTGGATAAACATTGTTGACATTCATGAATGTTGATAAACACAATTAGGGTTTGGGATGGAGAGGAATGAGTTAATGATTATGTCAACGGAATGATGGTAAGGTAGTGGTCTGGTAAGTGGCGGCCTCGTGCTGAGAAGTTGACGATTGCATATATTTGGTAGTCTCTGACTCAGTGGTTGATACTCTGACCAATTAACAGTAGATATAGGTGGTTGTCacaaattgaattattttattagtagtaggaattattcttattaaataattaaatattgttctattattaatttatattcacataaaaaaattgaactctctccgcttttatatatatatatatatatatatatatatatatatatatatatatatatatatatatatatatatatattttgtgaatttgGCACAATCCATGGTATTTGACTTGTGAgtaggaataaaaaaaaattcacttaaaaaaaactcacataAATAAAAATCCACAAACATCAAAACCACGATAAAACAAGACTAACTATGGATAAATGAGACGATATTAGGTCAAGATAAATCAAACTAAGTCATATATATTGTTTACGTTGGATTCACGTAAAGCAAATATTAATAGAATTTAAGTTGAGTCAGATGCACCTCATGTTAAGTAAAGttgattataatttaagttaaattagTCCAAACTAAAAAATCTGTTAAATTGATCGAGATTGAAGGTTGAGCAAACTTGCACCAAAGATCAAGCTTAGTCAACCTAGTCAAAGATTAAGCAAAGTCGACCCAAACTAAATAGTCGAATTAAGTTGGTTCAAATTGAAAAATCAAGTCAAGTTAGCCTGGGATAAAGAATCACACCAAACATGACATATTGAAGGTTGAGCCGAGGCGAGTAGGGTAGAAGGTTGAGGCGAGTCAACCCAAATTGGTCTAAGCAGAATGACCTAGGTTGAAGGTGAAGTCAAGCCAATTAAGGTTAAAGGTCAAGCCAAGCTAGTTAGAACCGAAGGTTAAGGTGAGTAAATTTGGGCAAAGGTCAAGCCGAATCGACCCAAGACGAAGAATCGAGGCAAGTCATCCCAGACTAAAGATTAAAAACGATTTGATTCTTACCAGGTTGGGCAGCCTAGACCAAAGGTTAAGTGAAGCTAGATCGGTTGAAGGTTGAGGTAAGTTAACTCAGGCTAAAGATTGATCCAAGGGGCCTAGGCCGAAGTTTAACCTAGGTCAACCTACGCTAAAAGATAAAGTCGAGTCATCTCGAATCAAAGGCGTCAACTTTAGGCATATGTTGACTCAACTCGATCTTCAGGGCTAGATCGACTCGACTGAACCTTCGGCCTCGGTTGAAGGTCGAGTCGAGTCTAACCAAGTCAAGCAACCTAAATCAAAGATTGAGTCGAGGTAGTTAGAATTGAAGGTTGAGGCAAGTCCGTTCAGACTAAAGGTTGATCCAAGAGGTCTAAGCCAAAGTTAGACATGGGTCAGCttagacaaaaagaaaaaaatgggtTATCCTAGGTTAAAGGCTTTAACTTTTGACACGGGTTGATTCAAAACAACATTTGAATTGAATTAACTTGTCTCGACTTTCAACCTGAATTGAATGGATTGTATTCatgaaagtaaataataaaataaaagacttaTTTTAAGAGTGAACTGAGAAAACCTATATTTATTGAacaaattacttttatatatatatatttataaataacaatgGCAAGGTTTGAATCATTAATATTacacttatttagtatttactaaatataaaaatattataatattacaatATGAATAGAGAAGTGgagtaatgaaaaaaaatatctacaaGGTACACATTCAACCACAATTAAAGTTAAAAGTGGTGAATTTAGATAAAGattgttaatattaattacCTTATCCAAAACATTGTTCCGTAGCatgaaattttagttttatcttttaaaagaaattgaatggttaaaaaaacatatatttaaactgtctctatcttcaatttataaaccattaaaactatttaaatgtATCAATTtctgtaaataattttatttctttaattgtcCAAAAGTTATCAGTTTGGAGTTCGAGACTCCAGTTATATCCTTGTAAAACTATTGAAGGAACCAATTCCCACAACCGATTTTATTCCTTTAATTCCACGTATTCCATCTAAGATTCAAATAGCTATGGAGGAAAGCAACCCATCTCTTAAATTGAATCATAATACTTACTCGGAATAGTTCAAAATTGTACTTATAACAACAgttacaattaaataatattcacaaGTGGAAGCATGTCATTACTGAATGTTGATAAATACAATTAGGACAGAGTCGGATGAATTAGTCAGGATAGAGTGATCCGGTAAGTGATGTACACTCAACAATTAATAATAGATAAGTGgctgaattattttattattagtaaatattattcttacaaaaaataaaatattgttctaGTCCTGTTAATAACGAGACAGCACCAATAAGATTTGGTTCACTCAGATAACGATTATcactatattttaattaaaaatcttaaaa
The Vigna angularis cultivar LongXiaoDou No.4 chromosome 5, ASM1680809v1, whole genome shotgun sequence genome window above contains:
- the LOC108339511 gene encoding cyanogenic beta-glucosidase, translating into MAIYSSLFLGLFALLLVRSSKVTCEETVSVSPTIDISINRNTFPQGFIFGAGSSSYQFEGAATEGGRGASVWDTFTHKYPAKIQDRSNGDVAIDSYHHYKEDVEMMKDANLDSYRFSISWSRILPKGKLSGGINQEGINYYNNLINELVANGIKPFVTIFHWDLPQTLEDEYGGFLSPLIVKDFRDYAELCFKEFGDRVKYWVTLNEPWSYSQNGYANGQMAPGRCSAWMNSNCTGGDSSIEPYLVTHHQLLAHAAAVRLYKTKYQKSQEGVIGITLVANWFLPLRDTKADQKAAERAIDFMYGWFMDPLTNGDYPKSMRSLVRTRLPKFTAEQARLLIGSFDFIGLNYYSTTYATDAPQLSNDNPSYLTDSLVTAAFERDGKPIGIKIASDWLYVYPRGIRDLVLYTKEKYNNPLIYITENGVNEYNEPSLSLEESLMDTFRIDYHYRHLYYLLSAIRNGANVKGYYVWSFFDNFEWASGYTSRFGMIFIDYKNGLKRYPKLSATWYKNFLKKKTRLYSSSK